Proteins encoded within one genomic window of Nitrospira sp.:
- the malQ gene encoding 4-alpha-glucanotransferase, whose translation MYDQSESDLLRMLADRAGIGADYYDIAGTHHVTTDETRRAILGAMNLRVSNRAELIAELEAWENRWWLRGCEPVHVLRLGRDAGAWSLYVPCESLDDSALSVKWALCAENGATHCERAEGPGLKVEETRMIQGRRFVRIALACPQDLPLGYYSVTAYATGRGTNTEAMFRLIVAPDRCYIPDELQQGVRWWGVALQLYSLRSHHNWGVGDFRDLGAVIEWAGKRLGAAVIGLNPLHALKNAKPYHMSPYSPTSRLFLNDLYIDVTQVPECWTGPDVQRRLADPSVRSRIDAARRCEFVDYDAVRLVKREVLELCYQVFVRDNFEGVEPELRPMTDRGRHFQHFTEREGKSLAYYAVFQALEEERQSAQQASAVWEDWPESYRTPTSEAVEEFRRQRMSRVRFFQYLQWLAADQLLAVVKKTHEAGMPIGLYHDFALGSDRYGADGWLNQEVLAFQADCGAPPDAFAPEGQNWGFSPLDPLRLRASGYQYFIQLLRNNLRYGGAIRIDHVMALFRLFWIPRGLPPAMGTYVHYRDDELLAILALESVRAKALVIGEDLGTVPDWVRDRLGPAGVLSYRVFYFEREHWGGWKPPTQYPAQALAVVTTHDLPTLVGYWEGVDIDTRSTLGLFPSEDARNAMWAERHREKAGILTALKSQGLLPAGVSEDPAQVPIMTTELMEGIHQYLARTPAWMVLANIDDVIGTRVQANLPGTVDQHPNWCRKLSVPVEELAQDSRFERLAALLRLTRPLV comes from the coding sequence ATGTACGATCAATCTGAAAGTGACCTCTTGCGGATGTTGGCCGATCGGGCAGGGATTGGTGCCGACTATTACGACATCGCGGGAACGCACCATGTGACGACGGATGAGACGCGCCGGGCCATTCTCGGTGCCATGAATCTGCGAGTTTCGAATCGCGCGGAACTCATTGCGGAGTTAGAGGCATGGGAGAACCGGTGGTGGCTCAGAGGCTGTGAACCCGTTCATGTGCTTCGGTTAGGACGAGATGCAGGGGCCTGGTCGTTGTATGTGCCGTGCGAGAGTTTAGACGATTCTGCGCTTTCCGTTAAGTGGGCACTCTGCGCGGAGAACGGAGCCACGCACTGTGAGCGAGCGGAGGGGCCTGGTCTCAAAGTTGAAGAGACCCGCATGATTCAGGGACGCCGATTTGTTCGTATCGCGTTGGCCTGTCCGCAAGACCTGCCGCTTGGCTATTACTCAGTCACCGCTTATGCAACAGGACGCGGTACGAATACGGAAGCCATGTTCCGTCTCATCGTCGCACCGGATCGTTGTTACATTCCCGATGAACTCCAGCAGGGTGTGCGGTGGTGGGGCGTTGCGTTGCAGCTCTACTCATTGCGGAGTCATCACAATTGGGGGGTCGGCGATTTTCGAGATCTGGGTGCCGTCATCGAATGGGCAGGAAAACGTCTGGGCGCTGCGGTGATTGGGTTGAACCCGCTCCATGCGCTTAAGAATGCCAAGCCCTATCACATGAGTCCCTATTCGCCCACCAGCCGGCTATTTTTAAACGACTTGTACATTGATGTAACCCAGGTTCCAGAGTGCTGGACGGGCCCGGATGTGCAACGCCGGCTTGCCGATCCCTCAGTCCGCTCGAGGATTGACGCGGCTCGTCGATGCGAGTTCGTGGATTATGACGCGGTGAGGTTGGTGAAACGCGAGGTGCTCGAACTGTGCTATCAGGTATTTGTGCGGGACAATTTTGAAGGGGTCGAACCGGAGTTGAGGCCCATGACGGATCGGGGGAGACACTTCCAGCACTTCACGGAGCGGGAAGGTAAATCCCTGGCGTACTATGCAGTGTTTCAAGCGCTGGAGGAAGAACGGCAGTCTGCCCAACAGGCTTCAGCTGTCTGGGAGGATTGGCCAGAATCCTATCGAACGCCAACGTCGGAGGCCGTGGAGGAGTTTCGGCGTCAGCGGATGTCGCGGGTGCGATTTTTCCAATATCTGCAATGGCTGGCCGCGGACCAGTTGCTTGCGGTGGTGAAGAAGACGCACGAGGCCGGTATGCCGATCGGCTTGTACCATGACTTTGCCCTGGGAAGCGATCGCTATGGCGCCGATGGGTGGTTGAATCAAGAGGTGCTGGCGTTCCAGGCCGACTGTGGTGCGCCTCCTGATGCATTTGCCCCTGAGGGACAGAATTGGGGATTTTCTCCACTTGATCCATTACGTCTGCGCGCGAGCGGCTACCAGTACTTTATCCAATTGCTCCGTAATAACCTCCGCTATGGGGGAGCGATACGGATCGATCATGTCATGGCGCTCTTTCGACTATTTTGGATTCCCCGTGGTCTTCCACCGGCGATGGGGACCTACGTGCATTACCGGGATGACGAACTCCTGGCGATCTTGGCGCTGGAGAGTGTGCGGGCGAAGGCGCTGGTGATTGGTGAAGATCTGGGCACCGTTCCCGATTGGGTGCGTGACCGACTTGGACCAGCCGGCGTCTTATCGTACCGTGTCTTCTATTTTGAGCGAGAACACTGGGGAGGGTGGAAACCCCCGACTCAGTATCCTGCGCAAGCACTCGCCGTTGTCACAACCCACGATCTTCCAACGTTGGTGGGGTATTGGGAAGGCGTGGATATCGACACTCGATCCACACTAGGACTCTTTCCTTCGGAGGACGCGCGGAACGCAATGTGGGCGGAACGGCATCGAGAAAAGGCAGGGATTCTCACGGCTTTGAAGTCTCAAGGACTCCTACCGGCTGGTGTATCGGAGGATCCTGCCCAAGTGCCGATCATGACGACTGAGTTGATGGAAGGTATTCATCAGTATCTGGCCCGTACCCCTGCGTGGATGGTCTTGGCCAACATCGATGATGTCATCGGCACCCGTGTGCAGGCCAATCTTCCAGGGACGGTAGACCAGCACCCAAATTGGTGTCGGAAGTTGAGTGTACCGGTGGAGGAGTTGGCCCAAGATTCACGATTTGAACGACTTGCGGCTCTGTTGCGTTTGACCCGCCCTCTTGTGTAA
- a CDS encoding HlyD family type I secretion periplasmic adaptor subunit: protein MIFGAFSRHWIVWKAAWQAESSQPTGASAHGGCATEFLPAVLEIQQAPPSPIGRALLWTILAAFTTGTLWTMFGWIDIVATAQGKIIPSGYSKIIQPYETGVIASIQVQDGQAVKQGDVLIELDSTLNRADRDRASNEYRAAKVEAARLRALIKGQSTFEASPDAERASVLLQQQLLRDQFAEYQAKMAAAQHLIAQRQAAVEQTQENILRLEATVPMETERAEAYKKLLEHEAVTKMDFLQAEGQRIDKAQELAGQKKKVQQDQAALAEAEKHYRAMQLEFQQSKQAELSALETKALSLAQEVTKAGQKAGLQRLVAPINGVVQQLAVHTVGGVVTPAQQLLLVVSQDHPVEVEAQVENKDVGFVKEGQPVEMKVETFPFTLYGTIPGSVLTVSDDAVPIEKVGLVYPTRVRIDRSTMQVEGKQVNLSPGMAVTVEIKTGQRRIIEYLLSPLLKSMKESLRER from the coding sequence ATGATCTTCGGAGCATTCTCACGGCACTGGATAGTTTGGAAGGCGGCGTGGCAGGCCGAATCAAGCCAGCCGACCGGCGCTTCTGCTCATGGCGGGTGTGCCACAGAATTTCTGCCAGCGGTGTTGGAAATCCAGCAGGCACCGCCCTCGCCGATCGGCCGAGCGCTCCTCTGGACCATCTTGGCGGCTTTCACTACTGGAACGCTGTGGACCATGTTCGGTTGGATCGATATCGTGGCGACGGCACAGGGCAAGATCATCCCCAGCGGGTACTCGAAGATCATCCAGCCCTACGAAACAGGGGTCATTGCTTCTATTCAGGTCCAGGATGGACAAGCCGTGAAACAGGGCGATGTGCTGATCGAACTCGACTCGACGCTCAATCGCGCCGATCGTGACCGGGCATCCAATGAATATCGAGCGGCAAAAGTGGAAGCGGCGAGATTGCGGGCTCTGATCAAGGGGCAGTCTACGTTTGAGGCCTCTCCCGATGCAGAGAGAGCCTCTGTCTTGTTGCAACAACAGTTGTTGCGTGACCAGTTTGCCGAATACCAGGCCAAGATGGCGGCAGCGCAACATCTGATTGCTCAACGGCAGGCTGCCGTCGAGCAGACGCAAGAGAATATTCTCCGTTTGGAGGCCACGGTGCCGATGGAGACGGAACGCGCCGAGGCCTATAAGAAGCTGCTGGAGCATGAAGCCGTCACGAAGATGGACTTTCTCCAGGCCGAAGGGCAGCGCATCGATAAGGCGCAAGAGTTAGCCGGGCAAAAGAAGAAGGTCCAACAAGATCAGGCGGCGCTCGCCGAGGCTGAGAAGCATTATCGGGCCATGCAGTTGGAATTTCAGCAGAGCAAACAGGCGGAGCTGTCGGCTCTTGAAACGAAGGCGCTCTCGCTCGCGCAAGAAGTCACGAAGGCGGGCCAAAAGGCTGGTTTGCAGCGGCTTGTCGCGCCGATCAACGGCGTGGTGCAACAGCTAGCGGTGCATACCGTTGGCGGTGTGGTGACCCCAGCCCAGCAGCTGCTCCTCGTCGTGTCGCAAGACCATCCGGTTGAGGTCGAGGCGCAGGTCGAAAACAAGGATGTGGGATTTGTGAAGGAAGGGCAGCCAGTCGAGATGAAGGTTGAAACGTTTCCATTCACGTTGTATGGCACGATTCCCGGCTCTGTGCTAACCGTCTCCGACGATGCCGTTCCCATCGAAAAAGTCGGGCTGGTGTATCCAACGAGAGTCCGTATAGATCGGTCGACGATGCAGGTCGAAGGTAAACAGGTGAATCTTTCGCCTGGGATGGCTGTGACCGTCGAGATCAAGACTGGGCAGCGCCGCATTATCGAGTATTTGCTAAGTCCCTTGCTCAAGTCGATGAAGGAAAGTCTGAGGGAGCGGTGA
- a CDS encoding sigma-54-dependent Fis family transcriptional regulator, translated as MQPATILVADDDAVARELLAEALRKEGYHVEAFASGEAVIARGRQGRVDLVLTDIRMGAVDGLTVLREFKRVSPNTAVVVLTAFGSLEGAIEAIKQGAYDYLAKPFKKEDIKLVVKRGLDHCRLLQENARFREELKSKDAWSPLVGSSTAMLEVYKLVARVAESKSTVLLQGESGTGKELIARAIHTNGPRRDKPFIPVNCGALPDTLLESEMFGHEKGSFTGAIGTKIGLFESATGGTLFLDEIGELGQALQVKLLRVMQDQEVRRVGSTTSTRVDVRIIAATNRDLEQLVKEGKFRDDLFYRLKVVPITLPSLVDRREDIPMLVHHFLQKCAAGTQHAVRGVLPETMALLTQYRWPGNVRELENAIERAVSLSHGPLLTPEDLPEVIRQHATNDADARLSQVDQLDEVSLTLEEVEKRHLIRVLKETKGNKVKAAKILGIDRRTLYRMAERFGLDLGEETEGAEKEPV; from the coding sequence ATGCAACCAGCGACGATTTTGGTGGCCGACGACGATGCGGTTGCACGTGAGCTGTTGGCGGAAGCCCTCAGAAAGGAAGGGTATCACGTCGAGGCGTTCGCGAGTGGAGAAGCGGTCATTGCGCGTGGACGCCAGGGACGGGTCGATTTGGTGCTGACGGACATCCGCATGGGTGCGGTGGATGGGCTCACGGTCTTGCGGGAGTTCAAACGAGTGAGTCCGAACACGGCCGTGGTGGTGCTGACCGCATTCGGCTCTCTGGAGGGCGCGATCGAAGCGATCAAGCAAGGGGCGTACGATTATTTGGCGAAGCCGTTCAAGAAAGAGGACATCAAACTGGTAGTCAAACGGGGGTTGGATCACTGTCGATTGCTCCAAGAGAATGCGCGGTTCCGAGAGGAGTTGAAGAGCAAGGACGCGTGGTCTCCGTTAGTCGGGAGTAGCACGGCCATGTTGGAAGTGTATAAGTTGGTCGCGCGCGTGGCGGAGAGTAAAAGCACGGTCCTGCTCCAGGGGGAAAGCGGAACCGGCAAAGAGCTCATTGCTCGGGCTATTCATACGAACGGCCCCCGCCGGGATAAGCCATTCATCCCAGTCAATTGCGGTGCGTTGCCCGATACCTTGCTGGAGTCGGAAATGTTTGGACATGAAAAAGGGTCCTTCACGGGGGCAATCGGGACCAAGATCGGGCTCTTTGAATCAGCCACTGGAGGGACGCTATTTCTCGACGAGATCGGTGAGCTCGGACAGGCGTTACAAGTGAAGTTGTTACGGGTCATGCAGGATCAGGAGGTCCGCCGAGTCGGGAGCACCACATCCACCAGAGTGGATGTCCGGATCATCGCGGCAACGAATCGAGATCTTGAGCAGCTGGTGAAGGAGGGAAAGTTTCGGGACGACCTTTTCTACCGGTTGAAAGTCGTTCCGATCACGTTGCCGTCATTGGTCGACCGGCGGGAAGACATTCCGATGCTGGTGCATCACTTTTTACAAAAGTGCGCGGCAGGGACGCAGCACGCGGTGCGAGGAGTCCTGCCGGAAACGATGGCGCTCTTGACTCAATATCGATGGCCAGGCAACGTTCGAGAACTTGAAAATGCGATTGAACGCGCCGTATCGTTAAGCCACGGGCCTCTCCTGACGCCTGAAGACTTACCTGAGGTGATTCGCCAGCATGCAACCAATGACGCTGATGCACGACTCTCACAAGTCGATCAGCTTGATGAGGTGTCTCTGACCTTAGAAGAAGTGGAAAAGCGGCATTTGATTCGTGTGCTCAAGGAAACGAAGGGAAATAAGGTGAAAGCGGCAAAGATCCTTGGCATCGATAGGCGAACGCTCTACCGTATGGCAGAGCGTTTCGGCCTGGATCTTGGAGAAGAGACTGAAGGCGCGGAAAAAGAGCCTGTCTAA
- a CDS encoding Lrp/AsnC family transcriptional regulator, with product MSDRAYVLINVLPGQTAAVVNALGEIKEIKTIDPCWGKPDIIAIADIVDQDALTQLVLSRIHRIEGVTQTDTHLVYRLKEARTK from the coding sequence ATGTCTGATCGGGCGTACGTGCTCATCAATGTTCTCCCTGGACAAACAGCTGCTGTCGTTAACGCGCTGGGGGAAATTAAAGAGATCAAAACGATTGATCCCTGTTGGGGCAAGCCGGACATCATCGCAATAGCTGACATAGTGGACCAAGATGCGTTGACCCAACTGGTCTTGAGTCGCATACATCGTATCGAAGGAGTGACACAGACCGATACTCACCTCGTATACCGGCTGAAGGAGGCCAGAACAAAATGA
- the modB gene encoding molybdate ABC transporter permease subunit: MGALTDLDLSALWVSMRLATTTVIVLLIVGTPLAWWLAHTRSRLRPIIEAAVALPIVLPPTVLGFYILVALGPHGPLGRFANFSLAFTFTGLVIASVFYSMPFVIQPLQSAFEAVGKAPLEAAWSLRASKLDAFLTVVSPIALRGYISAIVLGFAHTMGEFGVVLMVGGSIPGQTRVLSTTIFEHVEVMEYAQAHAISAFMLAFSFLVLLAVYITNRRFPIHVS, translated from the coding sequence ATGGGAGCCTTGACGGACCTGGATCTGAGCGCACTGTGGGTCAGCATGCGGCTAGCCACGACGACCGTGATCGTCCTGCTGATCGTGGGCACGCCGTTGGCGTGGTGGCTGGCCCACACCCGATCCCGATTGAGACCGATCATCGAAGCCGCAGTCGCGCTCCCCATTGTCCTGCCTCCTACCGTCCTGGGATTCTACATTCTCGTCGCGCTGGGTCCTCATGGACCATTAGGCCGTTTTGCCAATTTTTCACTCGCGTTCACATTCACCGGGTTGGTGATCGCCTCGGTCTTTTATTCGATGCCGTTTGTGATACAGCCATTGCAAAGTGCCTTTGAAGCGGTGGGCAAGGCTCCGTTGGAAGCGGCCTGGTCGCTTCGCGCTTCGAAGTTGGATGCTTTTCTGACGGTGGTCTCTCCGATCGCTCTACGGGGATATATCAGCGCCATCGTGCTCGGCTTTGCCCATACGATGGGAGAGTTCGGGGTCGTCCTCATGGTTGGAGGATCGATCCCGGGGCAGACGCGCGTCCTCTCCACGACGATCTTCGAGCATGTGGAAGTTATGGAATACGCCCAAGCCCATGCCATTTCTGCCTTCATGTTGGCGTTTTCGTTTCTTGTGTTGTTGGCCGTGTATATCACAAATCGCCGATTTCCTATTCATGTGTCATGA
- a CDS encoding N-acetyltransferase, giving the protein MTANNPVTYNVAEKRYEMPFDHQIVYANVRKDTNTLYIDYVFAPPELRGKGAAGQFMMKLMDVVRTEQLKVVPICGYAASWLQRHSDYHDLVSSD; this is encoded by the coding sequence ATGACTGCCAACAATCCCGTCACATATAATGTGGCCGAAAAGCGCTATGAAATGCCGTTCGACCACCAGATAGTGTACGCCAATGTCCGCAAGGATACGAACACTCTGTATATCGACTACGTGTTCGCGCCGCCGGAGTTGCGTGGTAAGGGTGCGGCCGGGCAGTTTATGATGAAACTCATGGATGTTGTGCGCACAGAACAACTGAAGGTGGTTCCCATCTGCGGCTATGCTGCCAGTTGGCTTCAGCGGCATAGCGACTATCACGATCTGGTTTCCTCTGATTAG
- a CDS encoding four-helix bundle copper-binding protein, giving the protein MDGHRMSEEMRRCIQLCQDCHVTCIHMIDHCLKLGGRHAAPDHIRLLMDCAQLCTTTADFMARESLLHDRTCSLCSEICRLCAKSCEQVGGDDQMVKQCAELCRRCAGSCEHMASKGAA; this is encoded by the coding sequence ATGGACGGCCACCGCATGAGCGAGGAGATGCGACGCTGTATTCAGCTCTGCCAAGACTGCCATGTAACCTGCATCCACATGATCGATCATTGTTTAAAACTTGGAGGTCGGCATGCAGCCCCTGACCATATCCGGTTATTGATGGACTGTGCACAGCTCTGCACGACGACCGCCGATTTCATGGCGCGGGAGTCTTTGCTGCACGACCGCACGTGCAGCCTCTGTTCTGAGATCTGTCGGCTCTGCGCGAAGAGCTGCGAACAGGTAGGAGGAGACGATCAGATGGTCAAGCAATGCGCCGAGTTGTGCCGTCGCTGCGCCGGATCTTGTGAACATATGGCATCGAAAGGGGCAGCGTAG
- a CDS encoding DUF2934 domain-containing protein, giving the protein MKSKKPINLKTPTKPKTTRQRPARRTTLEAPPPSVSATLYERIAKRAFENYERRIRQGPLDDWLQAEQEILGPQ; this is encoded by the coding sequence GTGAAATCGAAGAAGCCCATCAATCTGAAGACCCCGACCAAACCAAAGACAACGCGCCAAAGACCTGCCCGTCGAACGACACTAGAGGCTCCCCCTCCTTCTGTGTCAGCAACACTCTATGAACGCATCGCCAAACGTGCCTTCGAGAACTACGAACGGCGCATCCGTCAAGGTCCACTTGATGACTGGCTTCAGGCGGAGCAGGAAATCCTCGGACCACAGTAA
- the lexA gene encoding repressor LexA yields MMKSQDLKHIREELGLTQQQLAEALHTTRVSVARYEAGMRRIPGVVSVVLNQLRRKTTVPMAGLVAAGSPIEPVPQSELVDIPPSMLWSGETFALKVKGESMKDDGILPGDLVVVHKQGTAKNGQTVVALVNGEATIKTYIKKDAHIELRPANEMMQPIMVRPSDEFQIEGIVIGVIRHCTV; encoded by the coding sequence ATCATGAAATCACAAGATCTCAAACATATTCGAGAAGAACTAGGCCTTACGCAGCAACAACTAGCCGAGGCCCTACACACGACTCGGGTGTCTGTAGCGCGTTATGAGGCCGGCATGCGACGGATTCCCGGTGTCGTCTCAGTCGTACTGAATCAGTTACGACGTAAGACAACCGTTCCAATGGCCGGTTTGGTTGCAGCCGGCTCCCCAATCGAGCCAGTGCCGCAATCGGAACTCGTGGACATCCCTCCGAGTATGTTGTGGAGTGGAGAGACGTTCGCCTTAAAGGTCAAGGGAGAATCGATGAAAGACGACGGCATTTTACCCGGCGACCTTGTGGTGGTACACAAACAAGGCACGGCCAAAAACGGACAGACCGTCGTCGCCTTGGTCAATGGCGAGGCTACGATCAAGACGTATATCAAGAAGGATGCCCACATTGAACTTCGCCCGGCCAACGAGATGATGCAGCCGATCATGGTCAGGCCATCGGATGAATTTCAGATCGAAGGAATTGTCATTGGTGTCATCCGACATTGTACCGTCTAG
- the modC gene encoding molybdenum ABC transporter ATP-binding protein, whose product MSRLLVRLDLRFPAFHLDVELDVPMSGITAIFGPSGSGKTTLLRCLAGLERAPHGFMQFGEEVWQDECLGRYLPLYKRPIGYVFQEPRLFPHYDVRANLLYGYKRIPVAARRIAIEQVIDILGISHLLERRIHKLSGGEQQRVAIGRALLTSPKLLLLDEPLASLDLQRKQELLPFIRHLHEELAIPVIYVSHAISEILQLADRVVLLKDGDLIGTGALNEVLTSLNFRGSFGTHRVGAVLDARVSGHDPEYGLTQLAFIGQSLFVPLQSATIGQAVRVHILSSDVSLVVGRTDSPTSVLNILEATIVEVRELNQTSVDVLLDIGSPLIANITRKSLATLGLKPGQRVFAHVKAVAMNEELVE is encoded by the coding sequence ATGAGTCGTTTACTCGTACGATTAGATCTGCGATTTCCGGCCTTTCACCTGGATGTCGAATTGGATGTTCCCATGTCGGGTATCACCGCCATCTTCGGACCGTCGGGGTCGGGAAAGACCACCCTCTTGAGATGCCTCGCCGGACTCGAACGGGCACCCCATGGCTTCATGCAGTTCGGCGAAGAGGTGTGGCAGGACGAATGCCTCGGGCGCTACCTGCCGCTCTACAAACGTCCGATCGGGTATGTCTTCCAAGAGCCACGCTTGTTTCCTCATTACGACGTACGCGCGAATCTTCTGTACGGCTACAAGCGAATCCCGGTTGCAGCACGTCGCATCGCAATCGAGCAGGTCATTGATATTTTGGGAATCAGCCATCTTCTTGAACGCCGCATTCACAAACTATCCGGCGGTGAGCAACAGCGGGTCGCGATCGGTCGTGCGCTGCTGACCAGTCCAAAATTGCTATTGCTGGATGAACCACTCGCCTCCCTCGATCTTCAGCGCAAGCAAGAACTCCTTCCGTTCATCCGTCACCTTCATGAGGAGTTGGCCATCCCGGTGATCTATGTCAGCCATGCGATCAGTGAAATCCTCCAACTTGCGGACCGGGTCGTCCTGTTAAAGGATGGCGACCTCATAGGCACCGGCGCGCTCAATGAGGTACTCACCTCTCTGAACTTTCGGGGGAGCTTCGGAACACACCGCGTGGGGGCGGTTCTGGATGCCCGCGTGTCCGGTCATGACCCGGAGTACGGCCTCACTCAGTTGGCATTCATAGGACAATCTCTGTTTGTTCCTCTACAATCCGCTACCATCGGGCAGGCTGTGCGCGTCCATATCCTCTCTAGTGATGTCAGCCTCGTCGTCGGTCGAACCGATTCCCCAACCAGTGTGTTGAATATTCTCGAAGCAACGATCGTTGAAGTCCGAGAGTTGAATCAGACGTCGGTGGACGTCTTGTTGGACATTGGATCACCACTCATCGCGAACATCACCAGAAAATCGCTCGCGACCTTGGGACTGAAGCCAGGGCAACGGGTATTCGCCCATGTCAAAGCGGTGGCAATGAACGAAGAGTTGGTGGAATAG
- a CDS encoding TolC family protein, translating into MVKLSAPLRLCLLAVGVLAANFVWADASTGESSDGLSQPFPQQPLQLTLKGALAAAVDNNLDVLLYKERIQEAKGQVRTQLGAMLPNVSANTRQTRQTQFLGTIGLSPVRTDPFSIFDTRVTATQNLFSLSLLQRWRASRESLQMTEQEAEAKKLDTMASVALTYMEGLKATAMIKMHEANQEIMNELLGTVRQRQRGGLATGLDIARLEAQLAAERQQGSSARYDFEHAKLSLVNLLALPTETALVLTDEWLTEMSDVSTPQGAVEAALSQRPEVQAQHTRVKALELTYASITGERLPSLVAQGEYGLIGNRWSNTLDTYNMALILQIPIFDGAQREGRIAQARSQWQQESLRMRSVLNHIKMEVHDALASLAAAKEQVGIAQAGLQMATKELDLARERYAVLSTTSHFELTNGLSSVARARGNLVTALFQLNAARVNLARATGSLHTLS; encoded by the coding sequence ATGGTGAAATTATCTGCCCCTCTTAGGCTTTGTCTGCTGGCTGTCGGAGTTCTTGCTGCGAACTTTGTATGGGCTGATGCCTCAACCGGTGAATCGAGTGATGGCCTGTCTCAACCTTTTCCGCAACAGCCACTTCAGCTCACGTTGAAAGGGGCGTTGGCCGCAGCCGTTGATAACAATCTTGATGTGCTGTTGTACAAAGAACGAATTCAGGAGGCCAAGGGTCAGGTGCGAACCCAGTTGGGCGCCATGTTGCCCAATGTATCCGCCAATACGCGACAGACCAGGCAGACACAATTTCTCGGTACTATCGGGCTCTCGCCGGTGCGTACCGATCCCTTCAGCATTTTTGATACGCGGGTCACCGCCACGCAGAATCTGTTCAGCCTCAGCCTACTTCAGCGGTGGCGGGCCTCACGGGAATCACTCCAGATGACTGAGCAGGAAGCGGAAGCCAAGAAATTGGACACGATGGCCAGTGTGGCGCTTACCTATATGGAAGGGTTGAAGGCCACCGCCATGATCAAGATGCACGAGGCGAACCAAGAAATCATGAATGAGTTACTTGGCACTGTGAGACAGCGGCAACGGGGAGGGCTGGCCACAGGATTGGATATCGCACGGCTGGAAGCGCAGCTGGCTGCGGAGCGGCAACAGGGATCATCGGCGCGATATGACTTTGAGCATGCCAAACTGAGTCTCGTCAACCTGCTCGCACTGCCCACAGAAACTGCTCTCGTTCTGACCGATGAATGGCTGACAGAGATGTCAGATGTCTCGACGCCGCAGGGGGCGGTGGAAGCTGCATTGAGCCAACGGCCGGAGGTTCAGGCACAGCACACCCGTGTGAAAGCGTTGGAGCTGACCTATGCTTCCATCACGGGGGAGCGGTTGCCGTCGCTGGTGGCTCAGGGAGAGTATGGGCTCATTGGCAATCGTTGGAGCAACACGCTCGACACCTACAATATGGCCTTGATTCTCCAGATCCCGATCTTTGACGGAGCCCAGCGTGAGGGCCGTATCGCCCAAGCCAGAAGCCAGTGGCAGCAAGAATCGTTACGCATGAGATCGGTGCTCAACCACATCAAGATGGAAGTGCACGATGCGCTCGCCTCACTGGCAGCGGCCAAGGAACAAGTTGGCATTGCGCAGGCTGGGTTACAGATGGCGACGAAAGAACTGGATCTTGCGCGAGAACGGTACGCCGTTCTGAGTACCACCAGTCACTTTGAACTCACCAATGGGCTTTCGTCAGTAGCCCGTGCCAGAGGAAACCTCGTCACCGCACTCTTTCAGCTCAACGCCGCTCGGGTCAATCTCGCCCGCGCAACCGGCAGTCTCCATACACTGAGTTAG